Genomic window (Acropora muricata isolate sample 2 chromosome 11, ASM3666990v1, whole genome shotgun sequence):
ttattttgtggttttgtGTTAGACCTTTGCTGAATTGTTTCACACCAAATTTTCCTGTTTTACTTGCCCATCGACACAGCACtgcagtttctttacaaactaatcCTTTCAATCAGCACTAACTATGCCACACAACAACGACAAAACAGCAACAGCCTTGAAATGCATTTTTCTAAGCTCCAGCTCTTTCCTCAAATGCATGGAAGACTGTGGTGTGCCTTTTGTGTCCAAAAATCATCACCATACCTTAATAACGCTCAAATACTCGGCCACAGCTGAGCGAGCATTCTGTGATAGTTTTCGTGCCGATGCATCACACACCCAACAGTGAACACCTCGCCGGCCACTGTAAACCCATAATCTGTGCTGAAACCCAAAATCTCCTGCAAACAAAATAGCAATAGAATATGATAATACAGTAATTATTGAACAACTgcattgaagtttatttttagttatttatttttctactaTGCAATTACATAAATGCCCACGCTCATGTAGGTCGTGCGGTTTCAGTGTAGGGGCTATTTGGAGCCATGTAGGGAAAAACGTTGAGCggtctttgctttttctttaagCCACTGTTTTCAGCATTCGTGCTTTTGTTATATTTCTGCTTCCCTCCTACTACCCcacccttttttttgtttttctctcttcACTGTTATCACAATGTGATGGGTGCCTGGATGCCCCTGTGTGGGGGCTCATTGCTGGGTTGCGGGGATTAATATATTGCTGGCCATGGGAGTGTTTTtctgtctaggggctggctcATGacagtggaggcccctggacGTATCCCAGGCACCCACtttccactcagctcgatacaATACTGTTGTTAATTCATGATATACAATTATGACACTGCAGTTCATATGACAGTCTACTGTGTGTAAAACTACATGCAAAAACATTGCCAATGAGAAACAGTGCAACACATGTGCAAACAGCAGGCAAAGGACACAAACCACCAGGGGGCTGCATGCTCCAATGCACACTAGCTATTGCCCCTGATTCTTGACCTTGGGCAAATTACTTAACATCTAACTAAATAttactgtaaagtgaaaattcctgaatttgaaaatatcatTACTTTTACAGCTCTCACTTTTTAAAGCAGAATCCACAATCTTCATAGCTACAACCATAAACAGCCAACACTTTTTGCAAATGTCTGTTCCTCTATTTCATGAGTAAAAAATAACATTCAAGGTTACCTTTGGGTGGCTCAGACAGAGGAATATTGTTCCAAATTATCATCTTTCCAATCTTTTTGCCATGTCTATAAATACTTCAAATGAATGATATGAAACACAAGTGGCTGATTGCAAAGAGATGCTGTGGCCTAATTAGGTAAATACATATTTTATGTAATACATATTATGCTGAATTGACCGTTTtccagttgtgtgcttagttgcctggcctttgaatgaaagtgaggctggagttgaccttgctttgatagaaacctcactacttttcttatgttaatgatgctgttctcatgctaatgactacgaatttacataagaaaagtagtgaggtctctatcaaaacaaggtcaacctCCAGCCtcaatttcattcaaaggccaggcaactaagcacacaactgtagaATGGTCTATTCTGAAAGTCCTTCAGTTTGTACTGGTAAGTAAGTCCATCTACTCCAGCAGTATCATCATTGTAATTATCAAGAAAGTCACTGTGGCCAAGTAATAGATCAGTTAGTGTATTTGTAACTCTACAACCCCTTAAGACAAATATCAAGCAAGTTTAAACTAACTTGCAGCAGGTTCTAACTTCATCGTAATCTGTCATGTCAATATCAAACACCAGCTCCTTCTCTTCAGCTTGAAAGGCACCTGGTTTAATCATCTTGTGATCCTTTGGctacaaggaaaacaaacagcaatagaaaataattattataaagcttTTGTATCAACCAAGTTGATGTTACCAGTATCATGAAAACAATTGCCATCCCTGTGTTCTCCTTTTTGGGCAGTAACCCATAAAATTTACCCTCTTTAACATCATTTATTACCACCTAAAATGGCCAGGAATTGTTGACAATTCAGCTGATAAAAGGATTGGCACTAAAGCGCACAAATTGCGCTAGAAGGAGTAATTTCATAGGATGATGCAGTGGAACATTGCAACACAAGTTGCAGGGATGATGTTACATTATGCCACTGCTGACAACAATCAGGACATGAGATAGTCAGCATTTCAAGACTTCTTGGCTTCGTATATATGGTGCAAGTAACCTGTTGCGAGGGGAGAGGGAATTGGGCATTTATCGTTTTGCTTGCTCGGGGGGCAGAGAGGTTTTCGAACAACCAAACCTGGAAAAACTCGAATGACATGTGGAAAGGAGCAAGGAATGATGAAGCCTCGAAATCACATGTACTTTAATCCGtccataaaaaaggaaaaataaaactgtGTCACTTGCCTTGTGAGTAAACACCGCTCCGATGTCGATTTTGTACGGATTTCGTTTTAAGATCTCCTTCTCCAACTCTTGCTGATCCGCGAAAGATTGATATCGCACATAGACGTCATCTTTTAATGTGAACGAGAATTCGCGGTGGACAAAATATGTCTTGGGAACTATAAGAAATAAAGACATTTTAGCAAATAAAACTCAGCTTGATTCCTGCAGTCGAAATCGGTACATTGATCAGATCGATAATTTTACTTCATTGCCCCAAAATAACCTACCTCCTCCATAAGACAGCCACTGTACAAAATATTTATAAGGAAATAATCTTTTGTAGTACTGATGGAGCAGTTCTGGAAGATCTGACTGACTAAATTGCGAAGATGTTTGTGAGTTTTGTGAGCTTTTCCCTTCAGTGTCTGCCATTGCTAaatcttcccgccaaatttttTTACGAAACGATTTGTAGGCCATGCATGCGGACATGTTCTGTGACCTAAAAATATGAAAACCTCACCGTACCCCTCCCTCAGTCCCTGGGAAGTGTACAGGAAAGCATTGAGCACTGTCGTAATTCGACACCCTTCTGTCATCAGGTTATGTTACACGTCACTATTCACATCATTCAGGAACGAGCGTTCAGTTGCGGCAGCAGGATGAACTTCTAGTGTcttgttttgcgttttttcaCACTCAGAGTATTGCATTTACACTTAGTGATCATAGGCTGACATAATTTCTTCCATAAGGATATAATTCTGCACAATCTGAGTGGTTCGTGGGATCATTCCCGCCTTACCGATCTTTCCAGCAAGCTAATATAAGAAGGTGAGTCTATTAAATGTGTGTACGCCAGAACGGTTTGTCGGTTTCTAACGTGTCCTCTGTTCCAGTTGACTTTACGAGGGTTGTAATGGTGCAGTTGTTTCTTCTTAGCAACGCTGTCGCGGATCCCTTTAACCactaaagctgttattttggcGAAGTCATCTTGGCCTTAGTGGTTCGGCGGTGGTTAGAGAAATATGAGCTGTTTGTCTACAAGAATGTCGAACTCACGCTAAATTGATTTTGCGCAAATAGAAGTCTTTCAATCATGCGAGCTGTGGAGACTGGCTTTATATTATAGGTACTAGGCATTGATTTTATCTCTGTGAGAAAAGTGATAGTCATATTATTTCGGCGTTTAGTGTAAACTACGGTCATTCGAGAGTTAGAATCATCTTCATTGCTTGCAAGGTCTCATACGAGCGATCCATGCGATGGAGCACGTTTCTGGGCGTTTCATTTGTGCTGTGTTGAGGCAGCATTTGCTAGCTTGTGTTTCATAACTGTAACTGTATTTTCCAAGATGCACGTACTTACCAAAATATTTCATACACGTAAGTGATGTTCGTCTcgattgttttttatttatagtgTTGCAGCTTTTCTAAGGACGTACAGTGAACTAAAACTAATGTTAATGGCTGTGACGCTTTAGTGTGTATCATTTCCACCTTTCAAAGCAGAAAAACGTTTCAGTGTACAACATTGTACAGAGGAAGATTGGAAGGTCTGGGGtgtaaatatttttgaaaagctgactagTTCTTTGAATGTTCATGTTGAACAGTAACTTCTTATGGCAATTTTTTTAATGGGGTTTTATAACTTTTCTTGTAATTACAGCAcaaacttaaggacggtgcctactaatgaaagatattttttccccggtgtgtgattatgcaggaaatgtagatcttaacaagtcctattgaaatccaaaaagaaaattgggggtaaccacgcatttttcaaagataattcatgaataatatctgtaaaaagtcttaaaatacaaagcaatatatggtgttctttctcacattgaagcttaattatctctcaaaaatacctggttacccccaattttctttttggataccaagagtacttactaagatctactttctccggatagttttaaaccgcgccaaaaatatccctgtattagtaagaattggcgataggaaatccgagtatctggagatgcgcagaacgtatgcgcaataacaatagtaggcaccgtccttaagtgaaTTAAGAAACAAAACCACCCATTTCTTAAAAATTcaggaataaaataaataaatgcaccTAAGTTGGGTTTGTGTGTTAAGTTGTGTGCTAATTAGTGGTGCTAAGTGATGCGTCGCCAAATGAATAATTTCTTTACTGAACAACTGTGTGTTGTGCCTGAAAAGCATCTTCAATAATTACTGACATGCTCCGGTGAGAAtttttcacaataataattttgataGCTCTTATTGGGGCTTAATATAGTTTGTATACTTAATTACAAACAAGAAGAAATTATTGCTAAATGACCACAACAAGGTTATCACTTTGACTttcatttgtttggttttttggCATGATTTTCAAGGATCGACTTCAGGCAACGTTTTTATGCCACTTGCAAGtaagaaatgaaattaaaaaaaaaagaaaaaattctcgatttttatGGGTTGACCATTGTTTGTGTGAAGTTCAACAAATGGAAGTTGACGACAagtttattcctattttttatgAGGATAGTGCAACTTTATGTTGATAAAATTTTTGTCCAGAGAACTGTATTTGGGGTGATTTTGAAGACCATTTGATAATTATAATGGTGCATTTACAAAAATACTGCCTTTCACTACACTGCACTTTTTTTCCAGAAGTCATTCATACCTACCCAGTGAGATGGGTATGATACACTCTAAATTTAGTGGGTAGTGCGCTACCCACAAAAAGATGAAaggttactttctaaagaaactgcagtgGCCTGTCAGTGAGGAAGTGAAATAGTAAAATTTAATTGGCATCAAACAATTTTATAAGGGTctaatttccactgtgaagagattTCATGATTTGTACTGATGAAAGGCTAATGCTTTAAATGTTAGCTATGTTATCTCTCCACAAAGAAACTTgctttggtaccaaattttagtaGCAACATAAAGGATTGGCAGAAtgttttccacaattttttgtCACACACAAATTACTTGTTTCTGATagtatttcattatctttgAGCAATACTAGAGTTCTTTTATTGATGAAGTGACTTAAGACTGTggtcaaaataatgatttttgaaTTGTGTTGAATGTAACTGGGCAGAGTTAACAACTGGGAACAATAACAAGTATTGTGTGCATTGGAGAGTTTTGTTAGTGTGTGGCCTTCTTGCATCTTGTGTGCACTGCATATTATTTGTTGCATCATGCATTGGCATGTTTCTTGGCAAGGTTTTTTTTGCATGTACTTTCACGCTCAGCAGCCTTTTTCAACTCAGTGCCAAGATTGTGTCTGAAGTATGTTTAATGGACTACTGTCCAGTAGTCAGCTATTGAGACAGTTACTCTGAAGTTCTGCTTGTTGCATTGTGAACTGTGAATGTGCTGATAGTTGTggagcattttttgttttgtattttatttatttgctgaattttttgtttttttcttttgactttGCCTGTGTGCTGGAGTTTGTGTGATTTTTGGGCTCACGGCTGGGTTACTGTCAGAGCCAGCCTTTCCTGTGGTAGGTTTTGTCCTTTAATTTGGGTTGGGGTGTCACCTCTAGCCATTTGTTCGGTCCCATTGCCCCTatgttcaataataattattgtgacgtGGTCCTTGAAAGGTAATTTAGGATTTTGTTAGTTGTGACTAATTAAAAAAGCCACTTTAACAATCTGGCAGGTGCCCATATGGAGAGCATTGGAATATGAAAAAATGTCACCAACTTTCCATAGCTAAGTAAAATAGCATGGTGTCTAACATAGCAAGACCAAGCCTGTACAAGTAATGGTCTTTTTTATGTTTATTGAAGTTGGTAATCAAACTATGCCAGGGATTCTGTCTGGGTGCGTTGGTGCAGGACGACAGAATTCAGTCTCACCCACACAATATCATACAATTCTAAAAGTAAGCAAAGTCCCAGGCACTAGTGAAAAAAATGtagaaataatattaatgtaatTAAATAGCAAGGCATTCCTATTGAAAATGTTGAATTCTATTTATTGGGGGATATGAATTGCAACATTGCTTTATTGTCTGACACTACAGTAATTCTCACTTGTTGTCGGACATCACCAATCTATATGGCCTTCACCAGTTGATAAACGAGCCCACGCAGTCACTGACACATCTACTCTAATAGATCTGATATATACTAACTATCCTGATAAAGTAGTCTGCTCTGGACTTTGTCATGTTAGCACGAGTGACCATAGTCTCATTTTGCTTATCGAAAGTTGTCGATTAGAGTCGCTTCCAAAAGACACAATGCTATTGAATACAGAAGTTTTAAAATTTTTAGTCGTGACTATTTTCGCAGCATCATTGCTTCTGAAAACTGGGATGGTTTATATAATTTTCAAGATCCAAAATGATATGTGGCGTGAGTGGAAAATTAAGTTTTTAAATGTTGTTGACACTCGTGCGAACAAAGCAGGTCTGCTCAAAAAGATCCGCATGGATTACTTCATGAACAAGGCATCATGAAGTTGAAAGCAATGCATGCAAAGAACCTACAGGATTGGGGTGAATTAAAACAACTCCCCAACAAAGTTAACAGTGAGATCAGGATCGGAAAGGAATCTTATTACAAGCAATCATTTACTGAACACAAAAATGATTCTCAACGCACCTGGCAAACTACAAATGAACTTTACATCTCGCAAAAGTAACACCCCCTGTGTTAAAGAACTAATTGTAAACAGTGTTTCTATAAACAAATCTACTGACTTGGCAAATGTGCTTAATGACGATTTGGCACAGTTGGCCTGAAATCTTAATTATCACTGACCAAACTTTCTGTTTTACTCCGACAAATAGCAGTCAAGTACTTCTACTATTGAATAAACTTAGTAAATCGAAAGCAATCAGTCTTGATAAAATATCTGCGAGACTAATTAGTGAATGTGCTGATTTAATTTGCATTTCTATTTGCAagatttttttatgattttttctttgactACAGGCTTATTCCCAGATGACTGGAAATGTCCTAAAGTTACTCCTTTGTTTAAACAGGGAAGTTCGAGTGATATGAAGAATTAGCGTCCCATCTGGGGTATCTCTTGTGGCCAAGGTATTTGAAAGAATAACATATGACCAAATATATTCGCACATGTCTGAACATGATAA
Coding sequences:
- the LOC136890693 gene encoding DNA primase small subunit-like → MSACMAYKSFRKKIWREDLAMADTEGKSSQNSQTSSQFSQSDLPELLHQYYKRLFPYKYFVQWLSYGGVPKTYFVHREFSFTLKDDVYVRYQSFADQQELEKEILKRNPYKIDIGAVFTHKPKDHKMIKPGAFQAEEKELVFDIDMTDYDEVRTCCKGTDICKKCWLFMVVAMKIVDSALKRDFGFQHRLWVYSGRRGVHCWVCDASARKLSQNARSAVAEYLSVIKGGENQIKKVNLRTPYHPYIRHSSEILVSHFVDLVIEKQDMLSCKERWDGILALVPESIRTELNASWSKSKKTSVQRWDELEVRLDNLNRSQVKDEMIFQYCFPRLDVNVTKGLNHLLKSPFCVHPKTGRVCVPISMADVDSFDPFTVPTISQLCDEIDQNEKNSQDMIEEVKKKIPAYKRTSLENPIGVFVKFLKELEHENDERRKIFREAEEKKGEW